The sequence below is a genomic window from Halomonas halophila.
CGGATGACCTTCCAGTTGTCCTGATAGTTGATGGGGACGAACTTCTCGACGCCCTCGAATTCCTCGCCAAGCTCGGTGCCTGTGAACTCGAAGCTGAAGAAGGCCTCCTCGATCTTCTCGACCAGGTCGGGATGCAGGTTGTGGGCGTAGTTGTAGGAAGTGGTCGGGAAGCTGTCCGACTCGTAGATGATCTTGACGTCTTCCGGATCGTAGAGGCCGCGGGCGGCCATGCGATCGACCACCTCCGAGGCCACCGGAGCCGCGTCGTAGTCCTGGGCCACTACCCCGAGCATGGATTGATCATGACTGCCGGAGTACACCACCTCATAGTCTTCGCCGGGCACGATGTCCATTTCGGGGAACAGTGCCCGCGGCGCCTGGTTGCCGGAGTTGGAGGTCGGCGAGGTGTGGGCGACGCGCTTGCCCCTCAGGTCCTCCATCTCGTCGATGCCGGAATCGACGTGGGTATAGAGCTGCAGGGTGTAGCCGAAGCGACCGTCGTCAGAGCCCATCAGCGCGAAGGGCACGGCGCCCGCCAGGTTGACGGCGAAGGGGGTCGGGCCGGTGGAGAAGCCGGCGATGTGCAGGCGGCCGCTGCGCATGGCCTCGACCTGGGCCGAGTTGGACTGCACGGCGAAGAAGCGTACGTCGCGTTCGGTCACCTCCTCAAGGTGCTCGATAAACGGCTGCCAGATGTCGGAGTAGATGGCCGGATCCTCGACCGGAGTGTAGGCGAAGATCAGCGTGTCGGGATTGGCCCATTCGGACTCGTCTGTCGGCCGGTCGGCGACCATGTCGCCATTCTCGTCGCAGTAGATATTGGCCAGTGCGCCGCGCTCGCACTCCTCCTGCGCCTGGGCCTGGCTCGCCAGCATGGCCAGCGGCAGCAGCGTGGAGAGGGCGATGGGGACGAGCGAGCGATTTCCGGGGCGAGCGGAAGGGTAGATCATGGCGTGCCTCACGATTATTGTTTTAGGGCATGTGGTGTGTTGCATGTTCGGATATCGACATCAGCGAGCCACTGATGATTGATTCCGAATAACCTCTTTCAATCTAGGGTTTGTTACGAAACCATGTCAAACACTTTCCCCGGCGCCGACGGCGCCTGGCGCAACCGCTACCTGCTGATGCGTCACGGGCACAGCCAGGCCAACCAGGAGGGGCGGATCATCAGCTCGCCCGCGCTCGGCCTGACGGGGTTCGGCCTCTCGTCCCAGGGGCATGCTCAGCTCGACCAACTGCTGGCCGACTGGCGCTGGGCCAGGCCCCGGCGCATCCTGCACTCGGACTTTCTGCGGACCGCCGAGACTGCCGAGCGCGTCGCCACGCATTTCGGCCTGGCGCTCACCGTCGAGCCGCGCCTGCGGGAGCGTCATTTCGGCGAGCTCGAGGGGCAAAGCGACGCGCGCTATGCCGAGGTCTGGGCGCTCGACGCTCAGGATCCGACGCTGCGCCAAGGGGGCGTCGAGGCCGTGGCCGAGGTGGCGGCGCGCATGCGCGCCGTGATCGACGAGATGGAGGCGCGCCACCGCGACGAGACGATCCTGCTGGTCAGCCACGGCGATCCGCTGCAGATCCTGCTGACCGCCCTGGAGGGGCGCGCGCTGAGCCTGCACCGGGAGCGGGAGCCCCTGGCGCCGGCCAGCATCACGTCTCTATAAGTTCGCCGTCGCCACAACGACGCGCCTGGGGCCGGGCTCAGGCGGGGTGGCGGGCGCCCGCATCCGATGTCTCGGGGCCGAGCGTGGCGGACGGTAGTGCGGCCTCGAGGTAGTCGTTCAATCGCTGTCGCTCGGTGTCGGTGACTCGAAGCGCCAGCTTGGTGCGTCGCCAGAGAATGTCCTCGGCGCTGCGTGCCCACTCCTGCTCGACCAGATAGTCGACCTCGGCGGCGGTCAGGCCGGCCCCGAAGGCCTCACCCAGGGCCGCCTGACTGTCGCGGCCGTCGAGGAAGGCTCGGCACAAGGTGCCGTAGGTGCGGGAGAAGCGACGCGCCTGGTGGGCTTCCAGATAGGGATAGTCGACGAGCAGACGAGCCTCGAAGCTCGTTGGGTCGTCGATCTCGCCCCCTGGCAGCGGTGCCGCGGCAGTCCAGGGAGGGTGCATCCCGGTCAGGAAGGGGGAAAGCATCTCGAGGGCCGCCTCGGCCAGCTTGCGGTAGGTGGTGATCTTGCCACCGAAGACCGACAGCAGCGGGGCGCCATGAGTGTCGAGGTCCAGGGTGTAGTCCCGGGTCATGGCCGACGGGTCGGCGGACTCGTCATCGCAGAGCGGGCGCACGCCGGCGAAGGTGCGGATGACATCGTGGCGGGTCAGGGGAGTCTCGAAGTGGTCGTTGACGACATCGAGCAGATAGTCGATTTCCTCGTCGCTGGCTTCGACCCGGGCGGGATCGCCCTGGTATCGCCGGTCCGTGGTGCCGATCAGGCTGAAATCTTCCTCGTAGGGCAGCACGAAGACGATGCGCTTGTCGGTGTTCTGCAGAATGAAGGCGCGATCGTCGTGATTGCGCCGCGGGACGATGAGGTGGCTACCCTGGATCATGCGTACGCCGTAACGCGACGTGCGCGGTGTCATGCCGCGAATGACGCCTTCCACCCAAGGGCCTGCCGCATTGATCAGCGTGCGCGCGTGTCGCGTGAAGCGCGTGCCGCTTTCCGCGTGCTCCAGTTCGATTTCCCAGTGGCCATCGACCTCCCGAGCGTTGACGCATCGGGTGCCGACCATGATCTCGGCGCCTTGTTCGCGCGCCTGGATGGCGTTGAGGACCACGAGTCGAGCGTCGTCTACCCAGCAGTCGGAATACTCGAATCCTCGGGACAGATCGGTGGACAGTCCCAGTTCCGGCGTCAGGCGGAGCCCCTGTGACGCCGGCAGGCGTTCACGCCTGCCGAGATGGTCATACAGGAACAGGCCGGCACGGAGCATCCAGGCCGGACGCAGATGGGAGCGGTGGGGCAGGATGAAGCGCAGTGGCCAGATGATGTGGGGCGCCTTGGCGAGCAGTACCTCACGTTCGCGCAGCGCCTCGCGCACCAGTCGGAATTCGTGATGTTCCAGGTAGCGCAGTCCGCCATGGATCAGTTTGCTGCTGGCGGACGAGGTGGCACTTGCCAGGTCCGATTGTTCGCAAAGGCCGACCGAGAGGTCGCGCCCGGCCGCATCGGCGGCGATGCCGGCGCCATTGATGCCGCCGCCGATCACGAACAGATCCAGAATGTCGGGAGACGTCGCCATATCATGCTCCGTCGGGCGCAGGCCCTT
It includes:
- the phnD gene encoding phosphate/phosphite/phosphonate ABC transporter substrate-binding protein, whose amino-acid sequence is MIYPSARPGNRSLVPIALSTLLPLAMLASQAQAQEECERGALANIYCDENGDMVADRPTDESEWANPDTLIFAYTPVEDPAIYSDIWQPFIEHLEEVTERDVRFFAVQSNSAQVEAMRSGRLHIAGFSTGPTPFAVNLAGAVPFALMGSDDGRFGYTLQLYTHVDSGIDEMEDLRGKRVAHTSPTSNSGNQAPRALFPEMDIVPGEDYEVVYSGSHDQSMLGVVAQDYDAAPVASEVVDRMAARGLYDPEDVKIIYESDSFPTTSYNYAHNLHPDLVEKIEEAFFSFEFTGTELGEEFEGVEKFVPINYQDNWKVIRTIQSANGVEYTPDNLQ
- a CDS encoding histidine phosphatase family protein, translated to MSNTFPGADGAWRNRYLLMRHGHSQANQEGRIISSPALGLTGFGLSSQGHAQLDQLLADWRWARPRRILHSDFLRTAETAERVATHFGLALTVEPRLRERHFGELEGQSDARYAEVWALDAQDPTLRQGGVEAVAEVAARMRAVIDEMEARHRDETILLVSHGDPLQILLTALEGRALSLHREREPLAPASITSL
- the glpD gene encoding glycerol-3-phosphate dehydrogenase; this translates as MATSPDILDLFVIGGGINGAGIAADAAGRDLSVGLCEQSDLASATSSASSKLIHGGLRYLEHHEFRLVREALREREVLLAKAPHIIWPLRFILPHRSHLRPAWMLRAGLFLYDHLGRRERLPASQGLRLTPELGLSTDLSRGFEYSDCWVDDARLVVLNAIQAREQGAEIMVGTRCVNAREVDGHWEIELEHAESGTRFTRHARTLINAAGPWVEGVIRGMTPRTSRYGVRMIQGSHLIVPRRNHDDRAFILQNTDKRIVFVLPYEEDFSLIGTTDRRYQGDPARVEASDEEIDYLLDVVNDHFETPLTRHDVIRTFAGVRPLCDDESADPSAMTRDYTLDLDTHGAPLLSVFGGKITTYRKLAEAALEMLSPFLTGMHPPWTAAAPLPGGEIDDPTSFEARLLVDYPYLEAHQARRFSRTYGTLCRAFLDGRDSQAALGEAFGAGLTAAEVDYLVEQEWARSAEDILWRRTKLALRVTDTERQRLNDYLEAALPSATLGPETSDAGARHPA